One Herpetosiphonaceae bacterium genomic window, ATCAACAACATCATATCGCCGGGCTTTGCCTGCCAGCGCCTCGTCGTCGTCGAGGTCTACACGCCGAGCGGCAACTGGTCGAGCTACCCGCCGCACAAGCACGACGTACATCGCACCGACGGGGCTGGAAACGTGCTGGAGGCCGATCTGGAAGAGATCTATTTCTACAAATTCAGCCGCCCGACCGGCTACGGCTACCAGCGGATCTACACCGACGATCGCTCGACCGACGCGCTGCTGCTCTGCCGATCGAACGATCTGGTGCTGGTGCCGCACGGCTACCATCCGGTTGTGGCCGCGCCGGGCGCGCACGCCTACTACCTCAACATCCTGGCGGGATCGGCACAGTCGCTCGCCAACAGCGACGATCCTGAGCACGCCTGGATCAAAGCGAGCTACGCCGGACGCGATCCGCGCGTGCCGCTGTATCCGCTGGATCGATAGAGGAGCAGCCAACGTGAGCGCAGCCTTGATCGAAATGCGCGGCATCTGCAAATATTTCGGCGCGGTCACGGCGCTGGATCACGTCAATCTGGCGCTGCACGAGGGCGAGGTGCTGGGCGTCGTCGGCGACAACGGCGCGGGCAAGTCCACGCTGATGAAAGTGCTCAGCGGCGTCTACCAGCACGACGCGGGCGAGATCCTGTGGCAGGGCCAGGCCGTGCGCTTCGCCAGTCCAGGCGACTCGCGGCGACG contains:
- the iolB gene encoding 5-deoxy-glucuronate isomerase produces the protein MSYTPSNLIVHPTPGSDTIVAVDPATAGWDLLHFQARSLAAQQTLAWNTGDSELALVLLGGVCSVLSNRGEWQGIGRRANVFDGLPHALYLPRQTELTIAAATDCEIALGWCAAEQDYEPKLITPAEVEVEIRGGDNATRQINNIISPGFACQRLVVVEVYTPSGNWSSYPPHKHDVHRTDGAGNVLEADLEEIYFYKFSRPTGYGYQRIYTDDRSTDALLLCRSNDLVLVPHGYHPVVAAPGAHAYYLNILAGSAQSLANSDDPEHAWIKASYAGRDPRVPLYPLDR